The Lycium barbarum isolate Lr01 chromosome 9, ASM1917538v2, whole genome shotgun sequence genome has a segment encoding these proteins:
- the LOC132609413 gene encoding uncharacterized protein LOC132609413, with the protein MAGNEEWRKMADTHKMSPEEVTKAGVESSRRPPGHNPGTVLHQRGRLPYSITTMTIVGLAITGAVWYGTMYAMKKPEASAVDVAKVATGVSDPEDTHPRK; encoded by the exons atGGCAGGAAATGAGGAATGGAGAAAGATGGCAGATACACACAAGATGAGTCCAGAAGAAGTGACAAAAGCTGGAGTTGAGTCCTCTAGAAGACCACCAGGCCACAATCCAG GTACTGTGCTACATCAAAGAGGGCGTTTGCCTTATAGCATTACAACAATGACTATTGTCGGTTTAGCTATCACAGGTGCTGTTTGGTACGGCACTATGTATGCAATGAAGAAACCTGAAGCCAGTGCTGTTGACGTTGCCAAAGTTGCAACTGGAGTTAGTGACCCTGAAGATACTCATCCTCGCAAGTAG